One segment of Triticum aestivum cultivar Chinese Spring chromosome 2A, IWGSC CS RefSeq v2.1, whole genome shotgun sequence DNA contains the following:
- the LOC123187757 gene encoding gamma carbonic anhydrase 2, mitochondrial, which produces MGTLGRAIYTVGKWIRGTGQAMDRLGSTIQGGLRAEEQVSRHRTVMSIFDKEPRINKDVFVAPSASVIGDVEIGHGSSIWYGSVLRGDVNSIRIGSGSNIQDNSLVHVAKTNISGKVLPTIIGSNVTVGHSAVLHACTIEDEAFVGMGATLLDGVVVEKHSMVGAGSLVKQNTRIPSGEVWVGNPAKFLRKLTEEEITFIAQSAANYINLAHVHATENSKSFDEIELEKKLRKKFAHKDEEYDSMLGVVREIPPQLILPDNILPDKAPKAAVAH; this is translated from the exons ATGGGGACCCTCGGGCGCGCGATCTACACGGTGGGCAAGTGGATCCGTGGAACGGGGCAGGCCATGGACCGCCTCGGATCCACCATCCAGGGCGGCCTCCGCGCCGAGGAGCAGG TGTCAAGGCATCGTACAGTCATGAGCATATTTGACAAGGAGCCAAGGATCAACAAAGATGTTTTTGTTGCTCCCAGTGCATCTGTCATTGGTGATGTTGAGATTGGACATGGATCATCGATCTGGTATGGCTCCGTTTTGAGAG GTGATGTCAACAGTATTCGTATTGGATCTGGATCAAATATACAAGACAACTCCCTTGTACATGTTGCAAAGACTAATATTAGCGGGAAGGTCCTTCCGACAATCATTGGAAGCAACGTTACAGTAG GTCATAGTGCTGTTTTACATGCATGCACCATTGAGGATGAAGCATTTGTTGGTATGGGTGCCACTTTGCTTGACGGAGTGGTTGTTGAAAAGCACAGCATGGTTGGCGCCGGATCTCTTGTCAAGCAGAATACAAGGATTCCTTCTGGGGAG GTCTGGGTTGGTAATCCTGCCAAGTTCCTAAGGAAGCTGACAGAGGAGGAGATCACATTCATCGCCCAATCGGCAGCCAACTACATCAACTTAGCTCATGTTCATGCCACTGAGAATTCCAAGAGCTTCGACGAGATTGAGCTCGAGAAGAAGCTGAGGAAGAAGTTTGCTCACAAAGATGAGGAGTACGACTCGATGCTCGGAGTGGTCCGTGAGATCCCGCCGCAGCTCATCCTCCCCGACAACATACTCCCAGACAAAGCACCGAAAGCAGCTGTCGCTCACTGA
- the LOC123187758 gene encoding probable glutathione S-transferase GSTU6, protein MAGGEGDVKLLGLRLSPFVARVRIALDTKGVRYEYVEEDLAAKSSLLLASNPVHRKVPVLIHAGRPVCESLVILHYVDEAWPGARERAAARFWAAYVDGELFPAWGRVMMAATEEERAERAGEAAGMVARLEEAFAGCSDGGDAVGYLDLVLGSNLFWFEAPRRLLGVRLIDKGRTPLLAAWAVRFGEAAAANGMVTDALVDMAVEHAKKLRAAAMAAGK, encoded by the coding sequence ATGGCGGGTGGCGAAGGAGACGTGAAGCTGCTGGGCCTGCGGCTGAGCCCGTTCGTGGCGCGCGTGCGCATCGCGCTGGACACCAAGGGCGTGCGCTACGAGTACGTCGAGGAGGACCTCGCCGCCAAGAGCAGCCTCCTCCTCGCGTCCAACCCGGTGCACCGGAAGGTCCCCGTGCTCATCCACGCCGGCAGGCCCGTCTGCGAGTCGCTCGTCATCCTGCACTACGTCGACGAGGCCTGGCCCGGCGCCCGCGAGCGCGCCGCCGCGCGGTTCTGGGCCGCCTACGTCGACGGCGAGCTGTTCCCGGCCTGGGGCCGCGTCATGAtggcggcgacggaggaggagcgcgcggagcgggccggcgaggcggccggcaTGGTGGCGCGCCTGGAGGAGGCCTTCGCCGGGTGCTCGGACGGCGGCGACGCCGTGGGGTACCTCGACCTCGTGCTCGGGAGCAACCTGTTCTGGTTCGAGGCGCCGCGGAGGTTGCTCGGCGTGAGGCTGATCGACAAGGGGAGGACTCCGCTGCTGGCCGCGTGGGCGGTGCGGTTCGGTGAAGCCGCGGCGGCGAACGGGATGGTGACGGACGCGCTCGTTGACATGGCGGTGGAGCACGCCAAGAAGCTCCGGGCTGCTGCCATGGCTGCCGGCAAGTGA